One window of Burkholderia thailandensis E264 genomic DNA carries:
- the motA gene encoding flagellar motor stator protein MotA, which translates to MLIFVGTLVTLLSVFGGYALAGGHLGALVQPVEILMITGAGVGAFILGNGIKTIKATLRVLPTLFKGSKYNKDIYMELMALLYVLLAKARKEGTLTLEADIDDPEKSPIFTQYPKILADHHIVEFLTDYLRLMVGGNMNAFEIESLMDEEIETHHAEGEGPAHALMRVGDAMPAFGIVAAVMGVVHTMASADKPPAVLGAMIAQALVGTFLGILLSYGLIGPLSSLAEQRVAESTKMFQCIKVTILASLNGYAPAIAVEFGRKVLFSTERPSFAELEEHVRRVKAK; encoded by the coding sequence GTGCTGATTTTCGTGGGAACTCTCGTGACCTTGTTGTCCGTGTTCGGCGGCTACGCGCTGGCGGGCGGGCACCTGGGCGCGCTCGTGCAACCCGTCGAGATCCTGATGATCACCGGCGCGGGCGTAGGCGCGTTCATTCTCGGCAACGGCATCAAGACGATCAAGGCGACGCTGCGCGTGCTGCCCACGCTGTTCAAGGGCTCGAAGTACAACAAGGACATCTACATGGAGCTGATGGCGCTCCTGTACGTGTTGCTCGCGAAGGCGCGCAAGGAAGGTACGCTCACGCTCGAGGCGGACATCGACGACCCCGAGAAGAGCCCGATCTTCACCCAGTATCCGAAGATCCTCGCCGACCATCACATCGTCGAATTCCTGACCGACTACCTGCGCCTGATGGTGGGCGGCAACATGAACGCGTTCGAGATCGAAAGCCTGATGGACGAGGAGATCGAGACGCACCACGCGGAAGGCGAAGGCCCCGCGCATGCGCTGATGCGCGTCGGCGATGCGATGCCGGCGTTCGGGATCGTCGCCGCGGTGATGGGGGTCGTCCACACGATGGCGTCCGCCGACAAGCCGCCCGCGGTGCTGGGCGCGATGATCGCGCAGGCGCTCGTCGGCACGTTCCTCGGCATCCTGCTCTCGTACGGCCTGATCGGCCCGCTGTCGAGCCTCGCGGAGCAGCGCGTCGCCGAATCGACCAAGATGTTCCAGTGCATCAAGGTGACGATCCTCGCGAGCCTGAACGGCTATGCGCCGGCGATCGCCGTCGAGTTCGGCCGCAAGGTGCTGTTCTCGACCGAGCGTCCGTCGTTCGCCGA
- the flhC gene encoding flagellar transcriptional regulator FlhC, which yields MASKSVVVEVKEITLAIELIELGARLQLLEAETNLSRDRLIKLYKELKGVSPPKGMLPFSTDWFMTWQPNIHSSLFYNIYRFMREHGGCDSIQSIVKAYRLYLEHVGLSDDEAALSLTRAWTLVRFFDSGMLQMTPCTRCGGHFVAHAHDPHHGYVCGLCQPPSRAGKTRKAAAQADQAAIAA from the coding sequence ATGGCGTCCAAGAGCGTAGTGGTCGAGGTCAAGGAGATCACCCTGGCGATCGAGCTGATCGAGCTGGGCGCGCGGCTGCAACTGCTCGAAGCCGAGACGAACCTGTCGCGCGATCGCCTGATCAAGCTCTACAAGGAGCTGAAGGGCGTGTCGCCGCCGAAGGGGATGCTGCCGTTCTCGACCGACTGGTTCATGACGTGGCAACCGAACATCCATTCGTCGCTGTTCTATAACATCTACCGTTTCATGCGCGAGCACGGCGGCTGCGATTCGATCCAGTCGATCGTCAAGGCATACCGGCTGTATCTCGAGCACGTCGGCCTGTCCGACGACGAGGCGGCGCTGAGCCTCACGCGCGCGTGGACGCTCGTGCGCTTCTTCGATTCCGGGATGCTGCAGATGACGCCGTGCACCCGTTGCGGCGGGCACTTCGTCGCACACGCGCACGACCCGCATCACGGCTATGTGTGCGGCCTTTGCCAGCCGCCGTCGCGCGCGGGCAAGACCCGCAAGGCCGCCGCGCAGGCCGATCAGGCCGCAATCGCCGCGTGA
- the flhD gene encoding flagellar transcriptional regulator FlhD — MSATSEMLAEINEVNLSYLLLAQRLLREDKAMGMFRMGISEELADVLVNLTLAQTVKLAASNQMLCRFRFDDHALLSSLADKGRSSAVAHAHSAILMAGQPVESFR, encoded by the coding sequence ATGAGCGCAACCAGCGAAATGCTCGCCGAGATCAACGAAGTCAACCTGTCTTACCTGCTCCTCGCCCAGCGACTGCTGCGCGAGGACAAGGCCATGGGCATGTTCCGCATGGGGATTTCGGAGGAACTCGCCGATGTGCTCGTGAACCTGACGCTTGCCCAGACGGTCAAGCTCGCCGCGTCGAACCAGATGCTCTGCCGTTTCCGCTTCGATGACCACGCGCTCCTGTCGTCGCTCGCCGACAAGGGCCGCAGCTCCGCCGTCGCGCACGCGCACTCGGCGATCCTGATGGCTGGTCAGCCGGTCGAAAGCTTCCGCTGA
- a CDS encoding glycosyltransferase family 4 protein: MRIAQIAPLYEAVPPKLYGGTERVVSYLTEALVEMGHDVTLFASGDSVTSARLEAAWPRALRLDPSIRDAMAPHMRLLEQVARVAHTFDILHFHLDYLPFPLLSRLDAPFVTTLHGRLDLPELQPVFDAFPNAPVVSISDSQRMPLPQAGWAGTVHHGLPGTLLTPQADRKPEYLAFLGRICPEKRVDTAIRIAAQSGLPLKIAAKVDKVDEDYFKAEIEPLLDSAHVEFIGEINEAQKPAFLSGAKALLFPIDWPEPFGLVMIEAMACGTPVVAFNRGSVPEVIDDGLTGFIVEDVQGAVGALHRIDELSRDAIRAQFEQRFSSHAMARRYIDIYETLRDAAKQPQWRRVAAG, encoded by the coding sequence ATGCGCATTGCCCAAATCGCCCCGCTCTACGAAGCCGTTCCGCCCAAACTCTACGGGGGCACCGAGCGGGTCGTGTCCTACCTGACCGAGGCGCTCGTCGAAATGGGGCACGACGTCACGCTGTTCGCGAGCGGGGATTCCGTTACTTCGGCGCGCCTGGAAGCCGCCTGGCCGCGTGCGCTGCGCCTCGATCCGTCGATTCGCGATGCGATGGCGCCCCATATGCGCCTGCTCGAGCAGGTCGCGCGCGTCGCGCACACGTTCGACATCCTGCACTTCCACCTCGACTACCTGCCGTTCCCGCTGCTGTCGCGCCTCGACGCGCCGTTCGTCACGACGCTGCACGGCCGCCTCGATCTGCCGGAGTTGCAGCCCGTATTCGACGCGTTCCCGAACGCGCCCGTCGTGTCGATCTCGGATTCGCAGCGCATGCCGCTGCCGCAGGCCGGCTGGGCGGGCACCGTCCACCACGGGCTGCCCGGCACGCTGCTCACGCCGCAAGCCGATCGCAAGCCCGAATATCTCGCGTTCCTCGGCCGCATCTGTCCGGAAAAGCGCGTCGACACCGCGATCCGGATCGCCGCGCAAAGCGGCCTGCCGCTCAAGATTGCGGCGAAGGTCGACAAGGTCGACGAGGATTATTTCAAGGCCGAGATCGAACCGCTCCTCGATTCCGCGCACGTCGAGTTCATCGGCGAGATCAACGAAGCGCAGAAGCCCGCGTTCCTGTCTGGCGCGAAGGCGCTGCTGTTCCCGATCGACTGGCCCGAGCCGTTCGGCCTCGTGATGATCGAGGCAATGGCGTGCGGCACGCCGGTCGTCGCGTTCAATCGCGGCTCCGTGCCGGAAGTCATCGACGACGGCCTGACGGGCTTCATCGTCGAGGACGTGCAAGGCGCCGTGGGCGCGCTGCACCGGATCGACGAATTGTCACGCGATGCAATCCGCGCGCAATTCGAGCAACGTTTCAGCTCGCATGCAATGGCGCGGCGCTATATCGACATCTATGAAACGCTTCGCGACGCGGCCAAGCAGCCGCAATGGCGACGCGTAGCGGCGGGTTAA
- a CDS encoding H-NS histone family protein: MSQYAKIKAQIVELQAQAEEVRRQEIAAVVAELQGKIAEYGLTAQDLGFAERARRGRPPKKGPLPPKYRDPKSGSTWSGRGKPPQWIVGKNRDRFLIG, translated from the coding sequence ATGTCTCAATACGCGAAAATCAAGGCGCAGATCGTCGAGCTTCAGGCCCAGGCCGAAGAGGTGCGTCGTCAGGAGATCGCGGCCGTGGTCGCCGAGCTGCAAGGCAAGATCGCCGAGTATGGGCTCACGGCGCAAGACCTGGGATTTGCCGAGCGCGCGCGGCGTGGCCGTCCGCCGAAGAAGGGGCCGCTGCCCCCGAAGTACCGCGATCCGAAATCCGGCAGTACGTGGAGCGGCCGCGGGAAACCGCCGCAATGGATCGTCGGCAAAAACCGCGATCGCTTTTTGATCGGCTGA
- the aqpZ gene encoding aquaporin Z gives MKLPQRLAAEVFGTFWLVLGGCGSAVLAAAFPGLGIGFAGVALAFGLTVLTMAFAIGHVSGCHLNPAVSVGLTVAGRFPARDLVPYIVAQVIGATLGAFVLYLIATGKPGFDVVGSGFATNGYDARSPGHYSLAAAFICEVVMTGFFLFVILGSTDKRAPAGFAPIAIGLCLTLIHLISIPVTNTSVNPARSTGPALFVGGEAIGQLWLFWVAPIIGAAIAGVVYPLVAGRDES, from the coding sequence ATGAAATTACCTCAGCGTCTCGCGGCGGAAGTGTTCGGCACGTTCTGGCTCGTCCTCGGCGGCTGCGGCAGCGCCGTTCTGGCGGCCGCCTTTCCGGGCCTCGGCATTGGCTTTGCCGGTGTCGCATTGGCATTCGGCCTGACGGTCCTCACGATGGCGTTCGCCATCGGCCACGTCTCGGGGTGTCACCTGAATCCGGCCGTGAGCGTCGGCCTGACGGTGGCGGGACGCTTCCCGGCCCGCGATCTCGTGCCGTACATCGTCGCGCAGGTCATCGGCGCCACGCTCGGCGCGTTCGTGCTGTACCTGATCGCGACCGGCAAGCCGGGCTTCGACGTCGTCGGCAGCGGCTTCGCGACGAACGGCTATGACGCGCGCTCGCCCGGCCATTACTCGCTCGCGGCCGCGTTCATCTGCGAAGTCGTGATGACGGGCTTCTTCCTGTTCGTGATCCTCGGCTCGACCGACAAGCGCGCGCCGGCGGGCTTCGCGCCGATCGCGATCGGTCTGTGCCTCACGCTGATCCATCTGATTTCGATCCCGGTGACGAACACGTCGGTGAACCCGGCGCGCTCGACGGGCCCGGCGCTCTTCGTCGGCGGCGAGGCGATCGGCCAGCTGTGGCTGTTCTGGGTGGCGCCCATCATCGGCGCGGCGATCGCGGGCGTCGTGTACCCGCTCGTCGCGGGACGCGACGAAAGCTGA
- a CDS encoding Cof-type HAD-IIB family hydrolase, which produces MYKVIATDLDGTLLNSDHQLDPYTIDTVRRLAESGVPFVIATGRHYADVAGIRDVLGIRPYLITSNGARVHSPDDTRIHAQDVPADAVRQLVRPELVGAHGRVIVNLFTNDGWLIDRAAPHLLAFHQDSGFRYDVIDMLSHDGADIAKVLYIGEPEDLAVVSANLERTFGGALYVTYSLPDCLEVMTANVSKGRALRVVLERLGVDPAHCVAFGDNMNDIDLLETAGHPFMMRNANPDLVVRLPKVPRIGNNFEAGVARHLRTLFALEDSIAH; this is translated from the coding sequence ATGTATAAAGTCATCGCCACCGATCTCGACGGAACCTTGCTCAACAGCGACCACCAGCTCGATCCTTATACGATCGACACCGTACGGCGGCTCGCGGAAAGCGGCGTGCCATTCGTGATCGCGACCGGGCGCCACTACGCGGACGTCGCCGGCATTCGCGACGTGCTCGGCATCCGCCCTTACCTGATCACGTCGAACGGCGCGCGCGTGCACTCGCCGGACGACACGCGGATTCACGCGCAGGACGTGCCCGCCGACGCGGTGCGGCAACTGGTGCGGCCCGAACTCGTCGGCGCGCACGGCCGCGTGATCGTCAATCTGTTCACGAACGACGGCTGGCTGATCGATCGCGCCGCGCCGCATCTGCTCGCATTCCATCAGGATTCCGGATTTCGCTACGACGTCATCGACATGCTGTCGCACGACGGCGCGGACATCGCGAAGGTGCTGTACATCGGCGAGCCCGAGGACCTGGCCGTCGTGTCCGCCAACCTCGAGCGCACGTTCGGCGGCGCGCTGTACGTCACATATTCGCTGCCTGACTGCCTCGAGGTGATGACGGCGAACGTATCGAAGGGGCGTGCGCTACGTGTCGTGCTCGAGCGGCTCGGCGTCGATCCCGCGCACTGCGTCGCGTTCGGCGACAACATGAACGATATCGATCTGCTCGAGACGGCGGGACATCCGTTCATGATGCGCAATGCGAATCCCGATCTCGTCGTGCGCCTGCCGAAGGTGCCGCGGATCGGCAATAATTTCGAAGCGGGGGTTGCGCGACATCTGCGCACGCTGTTCGCGCTCGAGGATTCGATCGCGCACTGA
- a CDS encoding BadF/BadG/BcrA/BcrD ATPase family protein translates to MGNDIFLIGIDGGGTGTRAVLADAHGRELAQGSAGPSGLALGIEAAWRSIEAASADACAHAGVAFDWRHCVLGCGLAGVNHREWLNAFRARAPLAAFAVESDAYTTVVGAHGGAPGVVVALGTGSIAAALDASGACRIAGGYGFPSGDEASGAWLGLRALSYAQQALDGRAPFDALARALVAHTGASDRDALVVWSCEANQTAYARLAPIALAHRDHPAAEHWIELAGIEIGRMIDALDPAAALPVALCGGLAEALASAVPEPHRARLVAPQADSAHGALRLAEREAARLGLTASR, encoded by the coding sequence ATGGGAAACGACATTTTTCTGATCGGCATCGACGGCGGCGGCACCGGCACCCGCGCGGTGCTCGCCGATGCGCACGGGCGCGAGCTTGCGCAGGGTAGTGCGGGGCCGTCGGGGCTCGCACTCGGCATCGAGGCTGCGTGGCGCTCGATCGAGGCCGCCAGCGCAGACGCGTGCGCGCACGCCGGCGTCGCGTTCGACTGGCGGCATTGCGTGCTCGGCTGCGGGCTCGCCGGCGTGAACCATCGCGAGTGGCTGAACGCGTTCCGCGCGCGCGCGCCGCTTGCGGCATTCGCGGTCGAAAGCGATGCGTATACGACCGTCGTCGGCGCGCACGGCGGGGCACCGGGCGTGGTCGTCGCGCTCGGCACGGGCAGCATCGCGGCCGCGCTCGATGCGTCGGGCGCTTGCCGGATTGCGGGCGGATACGGCTTTCCGTCCGGCGACGAGGCAAGCGGCGCATGGCTCGGCTTGCGCGCGCTGTCGTACGCGCAGCAGGCGCTCGACGGCCGCGCGCCGTTCGACGCGCTCGCCCGGGCGCTCGTCGCGCACACGGGCGCGTCCGACCGCGATGCGCTCGTCGTTTGGTCGTGCGAAGCGAATCAAACCGCGTATGCGCGGCTCGCGCCGATCGCGCTCGCCCATCGCGACCATCCGGCGGCCGAGCACTGGATCGAGTTGGCGGGCATCGAGATCGGCAGGATGATCGACGCGCTCGACCCGGCGGCGGCGTTACCCGTCGCGTTATGCGGCGGGCTGGCGGAGGCGCTCGCGAGCGCGGTGCCCGAGCCGCATCGCGCGCGGCTCGTCGCACCGCAAGCCGACTCCGCGCACGGCGCGCTGCGGCTCGCCGAGCGGGAAGCAGCGCGGCTCGGGCTCACGGCGTCACGCTGA
- a CDS encoding DNA-3-methyladenine glycosylase I has translation MPKQGRCSWVKTEADAHYHDTEWGVPSHDDRHLFEMLVLEGAQAGLSWSTILNKRAGYRAAFADFDVDKVAGFTPKRIDELVLDASIVRNRAKIEAAVANARAVQQIRAEHGSLAAFLWSFVDHAPRQNAWASYREAPASTERSDALSKALKRYGCKFVGSTICYALMQATGMVNDHERTCPCHARCAALGEKAVKKRKPAT, from the coding sequence ATGCCGAAACAGGGACGCTGCAGTTGGGTAAAAACCGAAGCGGACGCTCACTATCACGATACCGAATGGGGCGTGCCGTCGCACGACGACCGGCATCTATTCGAGATGCTCGTGCTCGAAGGCGCGCAGGCCGGCCTGTCGTGGTCGACGATTTTGAACAAGCGCGCCGGCTACCGCGCGGCGTTTGCCGATTTCGACGTCGACAAGGTCGCCGGCTTCACGCCAAAGCGGATCGACGAGCTGGTGCTCGATGCGAGCATCGTGCGCAACCGCGCGAAGATCGAAGCGGCCGTCGCGAACGCGCGCGCGGTCCAGCAGATTCGCGCGGAACATGGCTCGCTTGCCGCGTTCCTGTGGTCATTCGTCGATCATGCGCCGCGGCAGAACGCATGGGCGTCATACCGCGAAGCGCCGGCGTCAACCGAGCGTTCGGACGCGCTCAGCAAGGCGCTCAAGCGCTATGGCTGCAAGTTCGTCGGCTCGACGATCTGCTATGCGCTAATGCAGGCGACGGGCATGGTCAACGATCACGAAAGAACCTGCCCGTGTCATGCGCGCTGCGCGGCGCTCGGCGAGAAGGCGGTCAAAAAGAGAAAGCCGGCGACGTGA
- a CDS encoding IS110-like element ISBma3 family transposase — protein sequence MQDTQQRDAVDVFVGVDVGKGQHHAVALDRNGKRLYNKALPNDEAKLRALIAELKTHGRLLFVVDQPSTIGALPVAVARAEGVLVAYLPGLAMRRIADLHAGEAKTDARDAAIIAEAARSMPHTLRSLRLADEQLAELTMLCGFDDDLAAQVTQTSNRIRGLLTQIHPALERVLGPRLDHPAVLDLLERYPSPAALASTSEKTLANRLTKLAPRMGKSLAAEIVQALSEQAVIVPGTQAATIVMPRLAQQLAALRKQRDEVAAEVEQLVLAHPLWPVLTSMPGVGVRTAARLLTEVAHKAFASAAHLAAYAGLAPVTRRSGSSIRGEHPSRRGNKVLKRALFLSAFAALRDPVSRAYYSRKIQQGKRHNQALIALARRRCDVLFAMLRDGTIYQPKSAPTA from the coding sequence ATGCAAGACACACAACAACGTGATGCCGTCGATGTCTTCGTCGGCGTCGATGTCGGTAAAGGCCAGCATCACGCCGTCGCACTCGATCGGAACGGCAAGCGTCTGTACAACAAGGCGCTACCCAACGACGAGGCCAAGCTGCGCGCCCTCATCGCCGAACTCAAGACTCACGGTCGACTCCTGTTCGTCGTCGACCAACCTTCCACCATCGGCGCGCTGCCGGTGGCCGTAGCCCGTGCTGAAGGCGTACTCGTCGCCTATCTGCCGGGACTGGCCATGCGCCGCATCGCCGATCTGCATGCAGGTGAAGCCAAGACCGATGCCCGCGATGCCGCGATCATTGCCGAAGCCGCCCGCTCGATGCCACATACGCTGCGCTCACTTCGATTGGCTGACGAGCAACTCGCCGAGCTCACCATGCTGTGCGGCTTCGACGATGATCTCGCCGCCCAGGTCACTCAAACCAGCAACCGCATTCGCGGCCTGCTTACTCAAATCCATCCGGCGCTCGAGCGCGTTCTCGGACCCCGCCTCGACCATCCGGCAGTGCTCGATCTGCTTGAGCGCTACCCGTCGCCCGCCGCGCTTGCCTCAACCAGCGAGAAGACGCTTGCTAACCGCCTGACCAAGCTCGCGCCCCGCATGGGCAAAAGCTTGGCGGCCGAGATCGTTCAGGCTCTGAGCGAACAAGCCGTGATCGTGCCCGGCACGCAAGCTGCCACCATCGTCATGCCTCGTTTGGCCCAGCAGCTTGCGGCCTTGCGTAAGCAGCGCGACGAGGTCGCGGCCGAAGTTGAGCAACTGGTGCTTGCTCACCCTCTTTGGCCGGTCCTGACCAGCATGCCGGGAGTCGGCGTCAGGACCGCCGCCAGACTCCTGACCGAAGTCGCCCATAAGGCCTTCGCTTCGGCTGCACACTTGGCGGCCTACGCTGGCCTTGCCCCGGTCACCCGGCGCTCAGGCTCGTCTATCCGAGGCGAACATCCATCCAGACGCGGCAACAAGGTGCTAAAGCGCGCCTTGTTCCTATCCGCCTTCGCTGCCTTACGAGACCCAGTCTCACGGGCCTATTACTCCCGCAAGATCCAGCAAGGCAAGCGCCACAACCAAGCCCTCATCGCACTGGCACGGCGACGCTGCGACGTCCTGTTCGCCATGCTGCGTGACGGCACCATTTACCAACCCAAGTCAGCCCCTACCGCTTGA
- the rpsU gene encoding 30S ribosomal protein S21, giving the protein MTTILLKENEPFEVAIRRFRRAIEKNGLIAELRERQAYEKPTAVRKRKKAAAVKRLHKRLRSQMLPKKLH; this is encoded by the coding sequence ATGACGACGATTCTTTTGAAAGAAAACGAGCCGTTCGAAGTGGCGATTCGCCGCTTCCGCCGCGCCATCGAGAAGAACGGCCTGATCGCCGAGCTGCGCGAGCGCCAGGCATACGAAAAGCCGACCGCCGTGCGCAAGCGCAAGAAGGCGGCCGCGGTGAAGCGCCTGCACAAGCGCCTGCGCAGCCAGATGCTGCCGAAGAAGCTTCACTAA
- a CDS encoding flagellin has translation MLGINSNLNSLVAQQNLNGSQSALSQAITRLSSGKRINSAADDAAGLAIATRMQTQINGLNQGVSNANDGVSILQTASSGLTSLTNSLQRIRQLAVQASNGPLSASDASALQQEVAQQISEVNRIASQTNYNGKNILDGSAGTLSFQVGANVGQTVTVDLSQSMSAAKIGGGLVQTGQTLGTFKVAVDSSGAAWTASSTGQETTQINVLSDGKGGFTFTDQNNQTLSSTAVTALFGASTAGSGTALTVTLNSAATSSLSAADQAAAAAMQTQVNAVNQPQTVSNLNISTQTGAYQAMVSIDNALATVNNLQATLGAAQNRFTAIATTQQAGSNNLAQAQSQIQSADFAQETANLSRAQVLQQAGISVLAQANSLPQQVLKLLQ, from the coding sequence ATGCTCGGAATCAACAGCAACCTCAACTCGTTGGTCGCTCAACAGAACCTCAACGGCTCGCAAAGCGCCCTGTCGCAAGCGATCACCCGCCTGTCGTCGGGCAAGCGCATCAATAGCGCGGCGGATGACGCGGCCGGCCTCGCGATCGCGACCCGGATGCAAACGCAGATCAACGGCCTGAACCAGGGCGTGTCGAACGCGAACGACGGCGTGTCGATCCTGCAAACGGCATCGAGCGGCCTGACCTCGCTGACCAACAGCCTGCAGCGTATCCGCCAGCTCGCCGTGCAAGCCTCGAACGGCCCGCTGAGCGCAAGCGACGCATCGGCGCTGCAACAGGAAGTCGCGCAGCAGATCTCGGAAGTGAACCGTATCGCTTCGCAGACGAACTACAACGGCAAGAACATCCTCGACGGCTCGGCAGGCACGCTGAGCTTCCAGGTCGGCGCGAACGTCGGCCAGACGGTCACCGTCGACCTGTCGCAAAGCATGTCGGCCGCCAAGATCGGTGGCGGCCTGGTCCAAACGGGCCAGACGCTCGGCACGTTCAAGGTCGCAGTCGATTCGTCCGGCGCGGCCTGGACCGCGAGCAGCACGGGTCAGGAAACGACGCAGATCAACGTCCTGTCGGACGGCAAGGGCGGCTTCACGTTCACCGACCAGAACAATCAGACGCTGTCGTCGACGGCCGTCACCGCGCTGTTCGGCGCATCCACCGCCGGCTCGGGCACGGCCCTGACGGTGACGCTCAACTCGGCTGCCACCAGCTCGCTGAGCGCGGCGGATCAGGCGGCCGCAGCGGCAATGCAAACGCAGGTCAACGCGGTCAACCAGCCGCAGACGGTCTCGAACCTGAACATCAGCACGCAGACGGGCGCCTATCAGGCGATGGTGTCGATCGACAACGCGCTCGCGACGGTCAACAACCTGCAGGCAACGCTCGGCGCGGCGCAGAACCGCTTCACCGCGATCGCGACCACGCAGCAAGCCGGCTCGAACAACCTCGCGCAAGCGCAATCGCAAATCCAGAGCGCGGACTTCGCTCAGGAAACCGCGAACCTGTCGCGCGCGCAAGTGCTCCAGCAAGCCGGCATCTCGGTGCTCGCGCAAGCGAACTCGCTGCCGCAGCAAGTGCTGAAGCTCCTGCAATAA
- the fliD gene encoding flagellar filament capping protein FliD, whose amino-acid sequence MSTVTGTTTTTQQQTDAALQQAAQSIISGATGNSSMDVNSLVTALVNAKTAGQSAALSTSVATDQTTLSALGTLKAALTALQAGIGSLGDGTLTQKFTATATGTGLTATTGAGAVAGSYSVAVTQIATSQTLSSGAFNATQQLGTGTLTLSVGGKSTSISIDSTNNTLSGIASAINSAPNNPGVTATIVTGTDGAHLVLRSATTGAANVINVGVSNLSGDNGLSSLAVTSTASTTGGQSTIQSGGSIAWTQSTSAQDAEFTVGGIAASSASNAVSGAIAGVTLNLTQAAVGTTQTLNVTTDTTAQATAITNVVNLYNTVVTTMSSLSSLSGAGTSSQRAGPLLGDSTLNMIQNSLARVVGAGVTTGGSTVSLASIGITFADGATSTQADGTLTIDTTKLNAALQNSPSTVAAVFNSTNGIGAQLNTTIQNYVQTGGVFDTRSNALNQDLKSLAQQQTQLASYASQLTSQYNAQFTALNTLMAQMNSNSNYLTQLFGGSNSSGAMANNK is encoded by the coding sequence ATGTCCACCGTCACCGGCACCACGACCACGACGCAGCAGCAAACCGACGCAGCGCTGCAGCAAGCCGCGCAATCGATCATCAGCGGCGCGACGGGCAACTCGTCGATGGACGTGAACTCGCTCGTGACCGCGCTCGTCAACGCGAAGACGGCCGGCCAGAGCGCGGCGCTGTCGACTTCGGTCGCGACCGACCAGACGACGCTTTCCGCGCTCGGCACGCTGAAGGCCGCGCTCACCGCGCTGCAGGCGGGGATCGGCTCGCTCGGCGACGGCACGCTGACCCAGAAATTCACCGCCACGGCGACGGGCACCGGACTCACCGCGACGACGGGCGCGGGTGCGGTGGCCGGCAGCTACTCGGTTGCCGTCACGCAGATCGCCACGTCGCAGACGCTGTCTTCCGGCGCATTCAATGCGACGCAGCAGCTCGGCACCGGCACGCTGACGCTGAGCGTCGGCGGCAAATCGACGTCGATCTCGATCGATTCGACGAACAACACGCTCTCCGGGATCGCCTCCGCGATCAACTCCGCGCCGAACAACCCCGGCGTGACGGCGACGATCGTCACGGGCACCGACGGTGCGCACCTCGTGCTGCGCTCGGCGACGACGGGCGCGGCCAACGTGATCAACGTCGGCGTGAGCAACCTGTCCGGCGACAACGGGCTGTCGAGCCTCGCCGTCACGTCGACGGCGAGCACGACGGGCGGCCAGTCGACGATCCAGTCGGGCGGCAGCATCGCGTGGACGCAAAGCACCTCCGCTCAGGACGCCGAATTCACGGTGGGCGGCATCGCCGCGTCGAGCGCGAGCAACGCCGTATCGGGCGCGATCGCCGGCGTCACGCTGAACCTCACGCAAGCCGCCGTCGGCACCACGCAGACGCTGAACGTGACCACCGACACGACCGCGCAGGCCACCGCGATCACGAACGTCGTCAACCTGTACAACACGGTCGTCACGACGATGTCGTCGCTGTCGTCGCTGTCGGGCGCGGGCACGAGTTCGCAAAGAGCGGGGCCGCTGCTCGGCGACTCGACGCTCAACATGATCCAGAATTCGCTCGCGCGAGTCGTCGGCGCGGGCGTGACGACGGGCGGCTCGACCGTATCGCTCGCTTCGATCGGCATCACGTTCGCGGACGGCGCGACCTCGACGCAGGCGGACGGCACGCTGACGATCGATACGACGAAGCTCAACGCGGCATTGCAAAACAGCCCGTCGACCGTCGCCGCCGTCTTCAATTCGACGAACGGCATCGGCGCGCAGCTCAACACCACGATCCAGAATTACGTGCAGACAGGCGGCGTTTTCGATACGCGCTCGAACGCACTGAACCAGGATCTGAAGAGCCTCGCGCAGCAGCAGACGCAACTCGCGTCGTACGCGTCGCAATTGACGTCGCAATACAACGCGCAGTTCACCGCGCTCAACACGCTGATGGCGCAGATGAACAGCAACTCGAACTACCTGACGCAACTGTTCGGCGGCAGCAACAGCTCGGGCGCGATGGCGAACAACAAGTAA